The DNA segment CCAGCAGTATCCCCACCCCAAACAAATAATATGTCTCGTCCGAAGGTAGGGGGAGTGCGGAAAGTCCCATTCACAGGGGCGCTGCGGGTGTTTTGATTATCTAAATCCTGGAAAAGCACCCGATAAAAAATTTGTTGATTTGGGGGTAGGTTTCTCAGATTAATTCTGGCTGTAAAGTCGCTATTTTCTAAGGCGTTAGGCCCTAAAATGCGTTGCACATTACTAAAGGTTTCACTAGTGGAATATTCTACGATCATTTTGGCTGGGCGATCGCTCTTACTCCAAATGACCACACTATTATTTGTGATATCACCAGTAGCCACGCCGTAAGGTATGGCAGGGCGCATTGTATCAGAGGTGATAATTCCAGGCGCTTGGGCAAAAACTTGTGATTTTGCTACTAAATTTGTGGTGATAATACCGCCTGCTGTCATCGCCGAACGGAGAAAAAACTGGCGACGATTTAGCTTTAATTGATGATTTGATTCCATATTAATTAATGGCAAGCTGAAGCAAAGGTTTTATAGCATCAGTGTTTACCACAGCTAGTTATGACTAAAAGTAAAGACAGAGTTATCTCTGGGTTAATATATTTTCCTCACTCCTTTTATATATTAATTAAAGATAATTAGGTGTTGTTTTTCACCTTAAATTAAAGTTTACTTAACCTTAAAATTCAAAAATATCTACATATCTATCAATTAGTAAATTGTTTCTTTGATTCATCGTAAAGCATCAGCATCGAAACAATATTCAAGAAAGTAATGCAGTCTAATTTAGCTGATTAATCAACTTTGGAATCTGCATTGCTGACATATATTTATCAGGAGGAACCCAGATATGAAATTATTGCCAAAATTAGCCCTTACGGCTGCTAGCCTGACAATAGGTATTGCTACTATAGGCACACAAATTGCATCTGCGGCAATTGTTAATTACGCTTTTACCATTGATAGTCCCGCCAATAAAGGCAAGGGCTTTTTTAGTTTTGATGATTCAACTTTCAGTAATGACAGCATTCCTGAAGCTCTAGTACAGTCACTCTCTTTCCAATTTGATGGTGACTCTACCATTTACACCGAAAAAGATGCGATCGCTTACCCATTCTTTCCCGTAGTACTCTCAACTAAATACTTAACAGGAAAGCCAACTATCGGGTTAAGCTATTCATTTTATGATAAAACTAATCCGGCTGAACCAATAGTTTACGAAATCGTTGATAATAACTTTACAATCCTTTCCGGCACTTCCAGCAACACAGAAATTGGCTTTGGCACTGTAACTTATTCACAAATACCTGAGCCTGCAACTTTAGGTGGGACTCTGTTGACTTTTGGGTTTGTTGTTTTAGGGAAAAGAAAGTCAAAACTCATGAAAAAATCTCACCTGTAACTAATATATATTTGGTAATGGATACTAATCAATATTTGATTATTTTTCCTATTACCAAATATCATTCTTTTTTTGTGAATAATTCTATTGAAGAAACGTTAACATCAATTTCTACTTTTCTAGG comes from the Nostoc sp. PCC 7120 = FACHB-418 genome and includes:
- a CDS encoding PEP-CTERM sorting domain-containing protein, which translates into the protein MKLLPKLALTAASLTIGIATIGTQIASAAIVNYAFTIDSPANKGKGFFSFDDSTFSNDSIPEALVQSLSFQFDGDSTIYTEKDAIAYPFFPVVLSTKYLTGKPTIGLSYSFYDKTNPAEPIVYEIVDNNFTILSGTSSNTEIGFGTVTYSQIPEPATLGGTLLTFGFVVLGKRKSKLMKKSHL